The DNA sequence CAACTCAGCAATCCAGTCATTAAATTCATCTATAATGTTGGTGTCATAGCTGCTACAATTATTCCCCATTCTTTCTAAAGGGTGTCTAATACAATTGAAATCCCCTACAAGACACCAACATGTGTCTTGGGATTGaatcttttttctcttgagAGTCTGCCAAAGCTGTCTTTTTCCCAGAAGGTCACAAGGTGCATAAATATTGACCACAACCACCCTTTGCATTTCAGGCAGCAAGACCCCACCCAGCATAATGAAATCTTTGTCAGAAAACCGAAAGTCAACCTGGACAATATTATTATTCCAAGCACAAAGCAGTCCCCCAGCAGCATTCAAAGCAGGCTGCCATTCCCAAGCCACATCAGGTTGACCCCACAGAGATTGGCAGCAAGCTTTATCCATAGCTTCCCTCTTAGTTTCTTGAAGACAAAGTAAATCAATTTTGAACTTCCCCACCAAGTTCCTGATAGAGGCCCATTTAATGCCTCTACCCAACCCTCTAATATTGTAGGAAAGGATATTCATCTATGAATATTCTTATTTCTCAGCTCCATAGCTTCTTTTCTATCCCGAGACTCCATATTAGCCAAGCTTTGGATACCTTCAGCTTGTTCTATATCAGCCTGTATGCCTATAATATTTGCAAGGTGCCATTGCTGCTTAGCCTCTTCCATGACTTGGGAATTGCTTTCTTCTAAGCTTTTTATTTCCTTATGTGCTTCTAAGACTCTGTGGTTTGGGCCTTTGTCTTGAAACTCATTTATATCGTGCAAATCATTATTCTCCTTTAACAGGTTAGGCTCTTCTGCTACAGGCTCGAGAGGGAGAGCTTTGGGTAATGCATATCTTTGTCTAACATAAACTTTAGAGAACATATCTGGGCTCCCCTTAGATGAGTGGGCCGTGGATGGGTAAATATTCTTATTACACCCCTCAGCCTTCCCTATTGGGCCCAAGTTACTACTTGGCCCGATATCCTTTTGAGTCTGCAAAAAATACCTGCTTGGTTGGGGTTCCGTATCCGTTATCTCTCCCCTGCTTACCCCGTATAAGTATAGCAACACATCCACTAGAATTGCATGTAGGCCAAGTAAAACAACACATCCAAAAACTGTGGTCCTCCTCCAACTTGCCTAACACCCTTGCACCTCCACCATCACCGTTATAACTCAAACTCATTTAATTAACTCAAGAAAAAGCACAGACTCCAATATCAATCAAGATCAACCTCTTAACCTTTTTTTCACACCGAACACGATCACAACTTCCTGTTAGGTTTGCACCATGGATTCACAAACTCTTCAGTATGCAATCTATCCCTtcatatacaaaaaaataaaccaatataaatttaaatagaattaaaaaaaagactagTTGAAATGGCATTTCCTAATTAAAAAGGCTagttaaaaagaattaaaaataaaccaattcttattttaagaaacaaaatacaAGTATCATTTCCTAATTTAATGATAAGTAAATCTTATTTTAGCAACAAACctaatctattttaatttattcttttccaACATCACCAACTAGTCGGTAAGTTGGCACAACTAGCAAGTGATTACTTCTTGGAATTGTGAGGCCAAATTTCTCAGTCATGTCCAAGTCATCAGGGGACATGCCTAATGGAAGTTCCCAATTGAAGCAGTGCACTAATTGAGCTAGAACAATCTTAACAGTAGTTAGACCCAAATGAATCCCAGGGCAGCCTCTATGACCAGAACCAAATGGTAAAAGTCGAAAGTCATATCCCCTCATGTCCACGTTGCTATTGGCAAATCTCTCAAGATAAAACACCTCAACATTATCTGACCAAACCTTAGGATCTCTCCCTATTGCACATGCATTTACTATGATCCTTGACCTTTTCTTTATGCAATCTATCTCTTCAGTATGCAATCCAAATAACTTTTTAGAATGGTATTACGactttcttatatttaaaatggCATTAAATATGATGTCAAAGATCCAGTTTTACAATCATGCCTCCCTGCAACAAGTCAAAACTCATTGAAAATCAGCTAGTTGAATCCTTCATCCATCATCTGTCCTTCAATTTCCCTACAATTTTCTCTTGCCAATCCTCCTAAGAAGACAACTTGACTCCAGCTTTCAAATTTCTCAAACCTCATCAGCTTCGAAGAATGggataaaattaacaaatgacCATCCATTAATACACTTCATCTTATAACAATTAAAGGGTCTGACACTTTGCTAATACAACAAATTCAACAACCAATCTAATAGATTccttaaatagaaaataactaaaagaagaaaaaaagtgaagcaTGCATAATCCAGCAGtgcaacaaagttttgaaaaagaaCTAGAAATTAGGTACCTGATTATATAGCTAAAGCAGAAGCAGCAGCTGCTATCCCAGCAGCAACTTTTATGCCCaaagtattctttttcttcttcgaaTCAATATTTACTATAGCaataaaatgaaagttaaaTTAGAAAGTCTcagtaaaaatcaattttattaaccaAATTAGAGAGACTCAATTAAATTAGAGACACTCAGTAAGGATACTAAAATACTTTCAAGTAATAGAACTAGTATTATGACAAGTTTTCAGTGCTAAAAGGCCATAATAATAAGCAAAAGTAGCAGCTAGCAAGGTTGAAAGCAAAGCTTATGTGAAGAGAACGCTAAAACTAGATAGAGGGAAGGAAATGCATGCAGGAGAgaatgaaatatattatttataatgtcatttagccttttttatttaatttgctaAACACTAAATTATGCTGCCATAGTATTTTCTGATTCCATTAGGAGCGATTTTAGCCATTGTTGATCTTGTGGTCATTGCTGTTTCGAAATTGAAAGTGGCCCTGCGGTCATTGCTGGAAAGTCAATTGTGCTGAAGCCTCGAACCcaggtatttatatctttgattcaaaaactaatttgaaattgttgttgtatgcattatcggtatatttgtaacttatgctatgcctctctacatgacctttctttcattggactgatatcTTTGAAGTATTTGCTGTGATTTTAACTCTCACaagttgttaattgttagtgttgaatgtttttgtatttttatctacttttggtagcttagttttttttctttgaactgcaaagataatttatattaaattaagaaaagtaccagtggtactacaAGATACATAGGATAATAAAGTcctgaaagagaagaaaaaatcaaCCCAACAACAATCCACAACCCTGCCCttccaaaaatcaaataaaaactaGAGGCATTGCTGAGGACCAATAGTGATAAGGAACATTGAAATCCCATTTCCACCCCTTCATCCAAGTCCACATAAGGAAGACTGTACTATCTGCCAGCTTAGAGATATCAAAAGACTGATTATGAAATATCATGTCATTTCTGAGCTTCCAGATTGAGTTTGTAGCTGCTAGCCACCAGATAAAATAGAGGTAATGCTGTTAGGACAACATTGATAAGAGTGATTCTGCCAGCCATAGAGATGCTTCTCTGATTCCACTTGCTCAGCTTAGCCTCAAACTTCCTTATTATAGGTTCCCATACCACCTTTCTTTTCTGATTGACTCCAATTGGAATTCCTAAATAGTAGAAAGGAAGCTAGAGCAGAGCACAATTTAGATAAGCAGCAGCATAGAGGCACCAATCCTCAGATTGACCTACAGCTCCAAATTGACTCTTTGCAAAATTTATTCTCAAACCAGAGACCATCTCAAAACTTCTGAGAATGACCTTCAGTGGTTGGATCCCCTTGTCTCAACCCTCTTTGAGGCTTGAATTCAGTGGTTGAACTGCCATTCCCAATGATAGATATAGAAGCTGAGGTGAGGCAACTCCTTATCCACCTAATCCATCTCTCATGGAACCCCATTCTTCTCATCATATagaaaagaaattgccaaggcATAGAGTCATAAGCCTTCTCAAAGTTCACTTTAAAAACTATGCAAGACCTCTTAGACCTCCTAGCCTCCTCAACCACCTCATTAGCCACCCGAACTCCATGAAGCAATTGTCTACCTTTTACAAAGGCTGTCTGAAGTCACTAATAGCCTGGGGGTCCTTTAATTTAGGTATAAGAGCAATAAAGGAGGAGTTTCTTCCTTTAGGAAAAGTAGCATTAACATAGAATTCTGCAATAAACCTGAGGAATTCAGGTTTTAACTCCTCCCAAAAATGCTTAATAAACCTCAAATTAAACCCATTAGGCCCCAAGCTTTTATCATTGCCACAACTCCACACTGCACATCTCACCTCCTCTTCTTTAAAAGGTTCAACAATGATATCCCTCTGAGTAGGAGTTAAAGCACTGAAAGAGACCTCATCCAGGGTAGGTCTATGAAGGTGAGGTTCATAGAATCTATTCTGAAAATGCTGTGAGATTTCAAACTTAACTCTATCCTCCCTAACCCTTCACAaagacacacccacacacacacacacatatacacacagacacacacccacacacacatacacacagacacacaccagcacacacacacacacacacacacacacacacacacacacccacccacaaacacacacacaccctctataaataaagaaataaggccctttgtcacaacctacccttcggcgggagagcgacgcggggctcacgggtgcatcttccaagaaaggaaaatgcgcggagtcgccaccaacgtttattcgaggaaaacgtcggaaacaCCGGAAAAGGcgtggtctatgaactttaagtgtgaaaggttcgggagttgtatttacgcacggggaaggtattagcaccccacgcgtccgtcacaagggacggtagcctttaatcaagtgtgcaaatatgaattcaatttgttttattttcccttttacgtttttatgtctttttgtattttttatctttttgtggttgacaagggtgtttcccttgctcctacgtattcctcaattgtgataaggaaatcagacctacattgttctttgagaactgaacgttggttaagttgtttttatctttttttgcaagatatatttcgaccaaacaaaagtcgtttaaggtattggaccatttaaacgatcttttgattcttttgaaaggagagaaacgttaaggtgttggaccattaacgatctctttgttttcgaaaggagagaaacgttaaggcgttggaccattaacgatctcttggggtggtcaacgaaagcggggcttttgctcctacgtatcctcaattgcgatgaggaaatcagacctacgtagttcttgcaaaagcggtaaagttacatgtttatttcatgcttttgaacggtccatgttaaccgataaaagcaaagaggaccgtttaaggtgtttgaccttaaaatggtttttagtgatttttccggacaaagcttgatttgtgagttgattttagccttagtttcactttggttattagtcaattgatccaaggaaacttccatAGAAAAGCGTctgattgattgttttgattattgtattcaaagatattttgattattttattattattttgcttttttttgtttaaccgaggttacagtgtgaacgatcggttagatttcgttttaaaagtgattaaacgagattacaacacaaatgattggttgaaattcattttatcatttattaggcgagataaaggcttaaacgatcggttaaagctcgttaaaaacggaagaaaagaaaatcgaaaatgaacgaaataatgatgaaagctaaaaaaacaagaaatgaattgaaagtctcagattcgaaaacttacccgttgaagaacgaagaacgaacaaagaacggatgaagaacggtgaagaatgaCGGAAagccttcacggatttgctcacagaaatgtctcggaagcgttacggaagcacctcggcttggattttcttcacggaaacaatttttttcaccaaaaacagctgaaatgcatagccaggggGATGAGGGATATTTGGAACAACCCCCtttcgcctatttataggaaaaaatggggaggaggttgccgcccagctcgcccaggcgagctgggttgcttctgggCTTCCACCAGAAGCAACCTTGCTTCGAAAATATTCTGAAGGGTCCGGattcgaaaatttgaaaattgttatttgcaccccccttttgataagttcacccccttttgataagttcaggaaaagttatggaagttttacggaagcatataggacttgactttcttcttttttttttctatttcttctcaCCAATATTAGgtgaaatattcttatttagggttatgggaattttacggaggcattacggaagcatatatgaCTTGATTTCCcttttttcctcttctctttcaccaatattaagtgaaataggcttactcaaagttttaggaattttacggaagtattacgaaAGCCCCAGAAGCTCCGGAAaccattttccaacaaaacctggaggatcttgataagttcaccccctcccCTTTGCTAAATGCACTCCTTTTTATTAACACACCCcattttgctaaatacactgtcatttttgtgattttttaccGGTTTCTTCTCGAAACcttatggaactttacggattacgtaacgacacccATTTCCTTTCcgaaatgttgcgaaactttacgaattacgcaaCAAGGCTCTTCTTGACTTCCGAAATGTcgcagaactttacggattgcgcaacaatgcctctttttgacttccggaATGTCGCAGAACTTTACAGATTACCTAACGATGGATGTTAAGTACCTCaaggcggtcaagcgaaggttgcatgacATCAAAcgatggtccccagacgaaattagggtatgatagttgcccctctttacttgtcttttattggagataaacgggaagtaaagataagacactaatttcatttgagcggaacatcattcggccgGTCAATATCTCTGCCAGTGGAacctgtcattcagaaagaaaagaaaaggcatcaaAAGCATCAACAAACTTCAGTGTTTTGAAAACGACAAAGTTGGACAACCACGACACTTCCCTTCGCCATTGCACCCGATCGTCTCTGCCCAGCAGAGAAGAATTCCGCGCGTCGCTGGACTTGAATGTTTCTGGACGACGAGAGTGAAAAACctgcaaaatttttaaaaatgattagcaccgaacgaccaacatcatcctgatactgccgAATTCGTTCCCCTCGGTCGACAAAAGgcgcggatgaccataaggtatctccgcccaCCACCTGACTcgctgtctctggatgacaaaaaggtgcagaagacgacgttagtctctgcgtgctatcaggcatcaagtcttacagatagcaaaagcgtgcaaatgaccataatttgtctccgcgtgctatCGGGCTTGATTGTATCTggatagtgaaaaaaaaaggtgtggGACCATATGGTTtcttcgcatgtcatcgggctcgccgcctctggatgacaaaaggtgcagaatgatcataatttgtctctgcgtgccatcagacttgATCTTCTCTTAAtagcgaaaaggtgtgcggatgaccgtaatttgtctccgcatgtcatcgggctcgccgcttCCGGATGACAAAAGAtttagaatgaccataatttgtctttgcgtgtcaacgggctcgcttgcctctggttgacaaaaggtgcgaaatgaccataatttgtctccgcatgtcatcgggctcgccgcctccggatgaaaaaaggtgcagaatgaccataatttgtctctgcgtgccatcggactcgatcgtctctggatggcaaaaaggtgtgcggatgaccgtaatttgtctctgcatgtcatcgggctcattagctctggatgacaaaaggtgcagaatgaccataatttgtctctgcgtgtcaacgagcTCGATcatctctggatggcgaaaaggtgtgcggatgaccataatttgtctccgcatgtcatcaggctCGTCGCCTCTTGATGACAAAAGGtatagaatgaccataattcgTCTCTACGTGTCGACGGGCTCAGTTGCCTCTGTTTGACAAAAggtgtggaatgaccataatttgtctctgcatgtcatcgggcttgccgcctttggatgaccaaaggtgcagaatgaccataatttgtctctgtgtgccatcgaactcgatcgtctctggatggcgaaaaggtgtgcggatgaccgtaatttgtctccgcatgtcatcgggctttcctcctttggatgacaaaaggtgcagaatgaccataatttgtctctgcgtgtcaacaggctcgcttgcctctggttgacaaaaggtgtggaATGAAcctaatttgtctccgcatgtcatcaggctcgccgcctctggatgacaaaaggtgcagaatgaccataatttgtcttcgcgtgtcaacgggctcactTGCCTCTTGTTGACAAATGGTGCGGactgaccataatttgtctccacatgtcacaggctcgccgcctctggatgacaaaaggttcagaatgaccataatttgtctctgcgtgtcaacaggctcgcttgcctctggttgacaaaaggtgcagaatgaccataatttgtctctgcatgtcatcgggcccgccgcctctggataaccaaaggtgcagaatgaccataatttgtttctgcgtgtcaacgggctcgcttgcctctggttgacaaaaggtgtggaatgaccataatttgtctccacatgtcatcgggctcgccgcctctggatgacaaaaggtgcagaatgaccataatttgtctctgcgtgtcacatggcctcagggtcagtatgatagAGATTAtggggtggccgacaaaagcgaggctcttgttGCTACGTATCCTCGATTTGTgaggaggaactcagacctacgtagttctggataactgtgagactaaaatagtctcggtgttttcttcactaaaatgcgaacatgctttagcaaagagacaaaacttctaACTGATTAGAgtaacatatgcttttttgaatgaaaaacaatgtgtctaccgagGAAGGAGactatgctgatgaaattttctcataaccataaatgagattttggatgttagcacttCGTTTCtgaacgaccatttagaggaaacactgggtccaacaaaaatagaaggaactcactcaaagtgtatcaacctcacatgggtaagtgtttcatcctaattccgaaccatagatatgtcatgacttgattttgataaatatgacTTTTTCTCTAAATaagactttttcttgggaatggtttgtttcttggtgggaaatttggctttaagtgttcttggcctttccttttctgtttttgtttagtgtgaggcgaacaagtcactgacgcacaggattttggttggcaaccAAAgtgagaggaccactttaggtcgtggtttcctttccttttttgtttacttggtgacaattatgtattggtcagatgttgtctggtccaaagacattttctgcatatttcttctgttttcttccgatccttgatcgggaattctctttcttttttgctttctcccattttttcttgattgggaattttctctttttgctttttgccgattcttttgatcgggaattttctcctttttgttttattttgagggcaaggtttatggtgagttgggactttgggtcaaggcttgtagaacggatgGACAAGATATATGCAGGGTGTTGGTCTGGCcagtggttcagggataaaggggatgtcccacattatttccatgacacacatgcaacaatgatgattaggaattttatgcaaaactagtcatgtatgcacccatgtggacactcaagcatcaagtttttatggtcatgtgacactagggttcaggattcatttttcctatttaagtcaacccattgttttcaaaatatgctcttttatcaatttatgcattcatccgagtccattttgggtgttcgggaaaatttccacagcattcacccttcaggtgcatacacatttttttcaaaaactggttatgatcagcgaatcccccttttttctttcaaagaaaagatggaagttatttcttttcaaaaatgtgctggcttttcagccgaaagatatattttctctctgcattatttctttccttttttaagttattatcatttgtttatttccctttttttcattttctctttgaacaggtcgtgcggacgagggcgcacactacctacttacaTCTAACCATaaggtaaacaaaaaaaacgcacgaaatggtaagtcgcaaaacaaaacggtgacgaaataactgaggGCCATAACGCCAAATTCtaacagaaacaaaaaataataacaacaacgtTATTAACCGTATagacaataacaaaaaatagtaaTGTCTATAGAAAcatagacaataacagaaaacagtaatgtcaataaCAAAAGTGCAGTGACCTcagtcatgtggctccgcttcctcccaagaaactGAGCAAGTCAGTCATATCTTCATCCATACGAGCCTCCTCTGCCTCATCGGGGGATCCTGCAggctcctcccctgcctgggcctcgggccagtCTCTGGGCCATGCGACCTGAGCCCCAAACTGCTCCGGAGTAGGGCATACAAAAGGAGCAGAACCCTGCCCCTACTGACTAAGGCTGaactggtagagacactcatgtatctgtacCTGCCCACGGTgattggccgcctgctggcgaaccaagtgttgTAGATAACGCTCCATGCCTGGTGATCTAGCGGGATCGGCCTaccgaggtggtggcggtgcttCTGTTgtccgctgccggccatccccaggctgctgtggtgtttcgctctgcgcctgcctgggggcgcaatacttcttgatgaaagctcgattagtagggggcctgatgaccttgctgggggcgataggcactccgtagaactgacagaggcccgtaatcagagctggaaactccaagaccctgttggacttcttcgggtctactgggtgtcttgcgggctcgatccctgcaaacaatagatgacatcaaaaatcagttgagcgatgtgcatacttacctatgtcatgatggcgtgaccttgctgggggaacgggcaccctgtaggactaacagaggcccataaccagagttggaaaccccagggccctgttggacttctccgggtccactgggtgtctttgtgggtgtgaTTCctcaaacaatagatggtataaaaaatcagttgaaccatatgcatacttacctatgtcgggacgacacaaaccaactgatacttttgtagggggagatcggcattgtggCCGCTGGACGGAATGTTGCTATGTAGCAGCGTCATCcgtatctgtgtaagagtggtcatgttggtgcgcatgatttgCACTCGTCTCTTTTCAGTggcacaggtgaaatcttgccccggtatgcacaaTAGCTGCGCGATAGTCTCCTTCTCTGGTTGTACTTGCATAGTTGGCCCTCCTCTaggatcagggggtggccccgaagctgataaaaggaaaatactggccccttaaccgggagtgaaagtctcggttaagcattaagagaagaaaaccttaaattctcttaaggtgaggatgtggagcccactgaaggcgagagcgtgtagccctctgaaggcgaggacgtgttttCCTGTGAAGGTAAGGATGTGTAGtactctgaaggcgaggaagtctggtcctctaaaggtgagggcgtgtagccctgtGAAGGCGGGGCGtgaagtcctctaaaggtgagggcatgtagctctatgaaggcgagggcgtgctcccctctgaaggtgaggacgtgtagtcctttgaaggtgagggcgtgcagccctctgatggcgaggacgtgtagtcctctgaaggcggggACGTGTAGCCCCCTGAAGGTAAGGAcgagtagtcctctgaaggtgaggatgtgaagtcctctgaaggcgaggaagtctagtcctctaaaggtgaggacgtgtagtcctctgaaggtgaggacgtgtagtcctctaaaggtgaagacgtgcagtcctctgaaggtgaaggcgtgcagccctctaatggcgaggacgtgcagtctgctgaaggtgaggacacgtagtcctctgaaggggaggacgtgtagtcctctgaaggcgagggcgtgcagcccaatgaaggtgaggacgtgtagtcctctaaaggtgagggcatgtagccctatgaaagcgaggacgtgtagtcctctgaaggtgagggcatgtagccctatgaaggcaaggacgtgtagtcctctacaagcgagggcatgtagccctctgaaggcgagggcgtgcagccctctgaaggtgaggacgtgccgtcctttgaaggtgaggacgtgcaatcctctgaaggtgagggcgtgcagccctctgatggtgaggacgtgtagtcctctgatggtgagggcgtgcagccctctgatggcagggacgtgtagtcctctaaaggtgagggca is a window from the Glycine max cultivar Williams 82 chromosome 2, Glycine_max_v4.0, whole genome shotgun sequence genome containing:
- the LOC106797376 gene encoding cytochrome P450 CYP736A12-like; translation: MGFHERWIRWIRSCLTSASISIIGNGSSTTEFKPQRGLRQGDPTTEEIDCIKKRSRIIVNACAIGRDPKVWSDNVEVFYLERFANSNVDMRGYDFRLLPFGSGHRGCPGIHLGLTTVKIVLAQLVHCFNWELPLGMSPDDLDMTEKFGLTIPRSNHLLVVPTYRLVGDVGKE